From Rutidosis leptorrhynchoides isolate AG116_Rl617_1_P2 chromosome 3, CSIRO_AGI_Rlap_v1, whole genome shotgun sequence, a single genomic window includes:
- the LOC139895831 gene encoding 18.5 kDa class I heat shock protein-like, with amino-acid sequence MSIIPNFFGGRRTNVFDPFSLDVWDPFEGFPFNNNDVRSLSNRVRSSEASSFANANIDWKETADAHVFKADVPGLKKEEVKVEVEDDRVLQISGERNKESKEKGDTWHRVERSSGKFMRRFRLPENAKVDQVKAAMENGVLTVTVPKAEVKKADVKSIQISG; translated from the coding sequence ATGTCGATCATCCCAAATTTTTTCGGTGGCCGTCGAACAAACGTCTTCGATCCGTTCTCCTTGGACGTTTGGGACCCATTCGAAGGGTTTCCGTTCAACAACAACGACGTCCGTTCGCTATCCAACCGAGTCCGATCATCTGAAGCGTCATCATTTGCGAACGCGAACATCGATTGGAAGGAAACTGCGGATGCACACGTGTTCAAGGCAGACGTACCAGGGTTGAAAAAGGAAGAAGTGAAAGTTGAGGTGGAAGATGATCGAGTGTTGCAGATCAGTGGAGAGAGGAACAAAGAGAGTAAGGAGAAAGGTGACACGTGGCACAGGGTTGAAAGGAGCAGTGGGAAGTTTATGAGGAGGTTTAGGTTGCCGGAGAATGCAAAGGTGGATCAAGTGAAAGCAGCGATGGAAAATGGTGTGTTGACTGTTACTGTCCCTAAAGCTGAAGTGAAAAAGGCTGATGTGAAATCTATTCAGATCTCTGGTTGA
- the LOC139895830 gene encoding uncharacterized protein, with translation MRTLCPNLDNEDALETVLEVPIPEETYDHDDIKVTHNTTSWQTIKSWIKHHSTDHKRHVLDFGGRNAEIQLLLGVVGAPLVPLPITSGHQTITKPTIQDHPIESSMAKYIVQQYIAASGGEKALNRLDSMYAIGKVKMVATDYIDGDEIAMSCGGGKPMKVKSVKNTGGELGGFVLWQKRPDLWSLELVVSGFKMSAGSDGKVAWRQTPWHHSHASRGPPRPLRRSLQGLDPKSTANLFTNSICIGEKTINGEDCFVLKLEAEVSALKVRSSSNVEIMKHTIWGYFSQRTGLLFQLKDSHLIKIRSNGSDSVFWETTMESLVQDYRTIDGVNIAHGGQTSVSLFRFGEDSESHSHTKMEEDWTIEEVDFNINGLSMDCFLPPSDLKKDEEQPIIRTKSGDKVIGSARLASKSRGNSSRFGAPKIVAVDSNGFGDL, from the exons ATGAGAACTTTATGTCCAAATTTAGACAATGAAGATGCTCTTGAAACCGTACTCGAAGTACCCATACCTGAAGAAACCTATGATCATGACGACATCAAGGTTACTCATAACACAACCTCTTGGCAAACCATCAAGTCTTGGATCAAACATCATTCAACCGATCACAAGCGTCACGTTTTGGACTTCGGTGGACGAAACGCTGAAATTCAGCTCTTGCTAGGCGTCGTTGGAGCTCCACTTGTCCCTCTTCCGATCACTTCGGGTCATCAAACTATAACTAAACCAACTATCCAAGACCACCCTATT GAATCTTCAATGGCTAAATACATTGTGCAACAATATATAGCAGCATCCGGTGGAGAAAAGGCTTTGAATAGACTAGATAGTATGTACGCAATAGGCAAGGTTAAGATGGTGGCGACTGACTACATTGATGGAGATGAAATAGCCATGAGCTGCGGTGGTGGTAAGCCGATGAAGGTCAAGAGTGTGAAAAACACTGGTGGAGAACTGGGCGGGTTCGTGTTATGGCAAAAAAGACCCGACCTTTGGTCTTTAGAATTAGTTGTTTCGGGTTTTAAGATGAGTGCTGGTAGTGATGGGAAGGTGGCGTGGAGACAGACACCGTGGCATCATTCTCATGCGTCTCGTGGTCCACCTAGACCTCTTCGTCGTTCGTTGCAG GGACTTGATCCAAAGTCAACAGCTAATTTGTTCACAAATTCAATCTGTATTGGGGAAAAGACTATTAACGGAGAAGACTGCTTTGTGTTAAAGCTAGAAGCTGAGGTTTCAGCTTTAAAAGTAAGAAGTAGTAGCAATGTTGAAATAATGAAGCATACAATTTGGGGATACTTTAGTCAAAGAACTGGTCTTTTGTTCCAATTAAAAGACTCACATCTCATAAAAATAAGATCTAATGGAAGTGATAGTGTCTTTTGGGAGACAACAATGGAGTCATTAGTCCAAGACTACCGAACCATTGATGGGGTTAACATAGCACACGGTGGTCAAACATCTGTCTCACTATTTCGATTCGGTGAGGACTCCGAAAGCCATTCACACACGAAAATGGAGGAAGATTGGACTATTGAGGAAGTCGATTTTAATATAAATGGTCTTTCGATGGACTGTTTTTTACCACCAAGTGATTTAAAGAAAGATGAAGAACAACCAATAATTCGCACAAAAAGTGGTGACAAGGTTATCGGAAGTGCTAGGTTAGCCTCCAAGAGCCGAGGAAATTCTTCGCGGTTTGGTGCTCCCAAAATTGTCGCGGTCGATTCAAATGGCTTTGGTGACTTGTGA